The Gemmatimonadales bacterium DNA window ACGCGGATACCCCATTCCCTCAATTGCCCGGCCATCCGCCCCGGAAGGCGGTGGGTGCCCCGCTCGACCGCCGGCGTCATGTCCCGCCGCATCTCGATCATCTCCGGTTCGACACCGAGCGCCACCGTCATCGCCGGCAGCGTGCCCCGCACCTGTGCCAGCGTGAGCACGTCCACGATGTCGACCTGGTGCGCCGAGAGCTTCTGCCCCAGAATCTTCGGCAGGTCCGGGCCGTCGAGAAAGACATCGGCGCCGGGCTCAAGGCC harbors:
- a CDS encoding HyaD/HybD family hydrogenase maturation endopeptidase, giving the protein MWTNSHRPVLVLGLGNPIMGDDGVGIIALEQFRDRFEVGDGVELMDGGTWGMNLLPYIESAGKLLLVDAIRAGLEPGADVFLDGPDLPKILGQKLSAHQVDIVDVLTLAQVRGTLPAMTVALGVEPEMIEMRRDMTPAVERGTHRLPGRMAGQLREWGIRVSPRTPAHA